The DNA region CCGTCGTACCGGCGGCGGCCGCCGAGCCGGAGATCACCCTGACCGGCGGGCACTTCCTGCAAGAGGACTGCGGGCTCGAGCTCGCCGACGCGATCGCCGACTTCGTCCAACGACACGCTTAGCGGGGGACCTGCCCGGCGGGGGTTTCTGCCGGATCCATTCGATCTGACATAATGTCCATTATCGGCTATCCGTATTCTGGGGTCAGGAGCACTGCAACCGCATCGTGACCCACGACAGCGAACCCTCGAGCGGGCTCGCGCGTCTTAGATCACGAGGACCGAATAGTCGGTCCACGTGGTGGGAATCCACGAACTACCTGATGGCGTTGCAAGGGGTAAGCGCCGACAACGCCAGGAGGCGACATGGCTGAACGAGTTCTGCGCGGCAGCCGGCTCGGCACGACGAGCTACGAGACCGACCGCGACACGGACCTTGCGCCCCGCCGCGAGGTCGTCTTCGACTGCCCGAACGGCCACGAGACCCGACTTCCGATGGCCAGCGACGCCGAGGTCCCGGCGACTTGGGAGTGCCGCACCTGCGGCACCAGCGCCCAGCTGCGCGACGGCGAGGCCCCACCGGCTCGGACCGGCAAGCCGGCCCGGACCCACTGGGACATGCTGCTCGAGCGGCGTTCCCTCGACGACCTCGAGGACGTGCTCAACGAGCGACTGGCTGAGCTCCGGCCGCGCCCCCGTAAGTCTGCCTAACCTGTAGGTCGAGACTTTCCCCGGTCGACCTGCCCCGTCGGCGGATGAGGCCGGCGAGCAGCGCCAG from Mycobacteriales bacterium includes:
- a CDS encoding RNA polymerase-binding protein RbpA; translation: MAERVLRGSRLGTTSYETDRDTDLAPRREVVFDCPNGHETRLPMASDAEVPATWECRTCGTSAQLRDGEAPPARTGKPARTHWDMLLERRSLDDLEDVLNERLAELRPRPRKSA